Part of the Rhizobium sp. WYJ-E13 genome is shown below.
TCTTTCGGTCGCCATTCCGAAGCTGCTTGCGAACAATCCCTCCGTCATCATTATGGCCGATATCGGCCGCCTGCCGGAGGATACCTACGCGCCGCTGCAGCGCTGGATATCGAATGGCGGCATGCTGCTGCGCTTTGCCGGCCCGCGCCTTGCTGCGGCACCGGCCGAGGATCCGCTGATCCCGGTCACCCTGCGCCAGGGCGAACGCGCGCTTGGCGGCAGCCTGTCCTGGAGCGAACCGCAGGCACTCGCGGATTTCCCAGGCTTCAGCCCCTTTGCCGGCATCGCACGGCCGACCGACGTGACCGTTAACCGCCAGGTGCTGGCAGAGCCGACGCCCGATCTTGCCGAGCGCACCTGGGCAAGCCTAACCGACGGCACGCCGCTCGTGACCATGAACAAGATGAATGCCGGTCAGATCGTGCTCTTCCATGTGAGTGCCGAGGCAACCTGGTCGAACCTGCCGATCTCGGGTACTTTTGTTGAAATGTTGCGACACCTCATCCAGATCTCACGGTCCGGCGGCGTGACCTCGGAATCGACGGGCAGCGCGCGTGTTGCCGAGACCTTGCCGCCGTTCCGCATGCTGACAGCCAAGGGCACGCTGGTCGCGGAGACCGGCAATGCGCGTCCGCTGATCCCGAATGCCAAAGCCGCACCCATTGCCAATTTCGACAACCCGCCCGGCCTCTACGGCTCCGAGGATGGTTTTGCGGCACTGAACGTGCTGCCCGACGATGCAGATCTGAAACCGCTCGACATGGATGGCGTCAATATCGTGCGCGCCGGCCTCGTCGGCGGGGAAAGCTGGTCGGCCAAGCCTCTGCTCTTCTTCATCGCCTTCCTGCTGCTGCTCGCCGACAGCCTGATCGTGCTCTTCATGAACGGGGCCTTCTCCCGTATGCGTCCCCGCGCTCGCACTGCCGCGACGATCGCCATTGCGCTTGTGGCCGGCCTGATGCTGCGGCCAGACATCATGCATGCCAACGATACCCAGCCGGGCGACGATGTCATCATGCAGCGGCTCGACAATACCCATCTCGCCTATGTCGTCACCGGCGAGCAGGATGTGGACAATATTTCCGACCAGGGGCTGGATGGGCTGACGAAATTCTTGACCTACCGCACCACGCTCGAGCCGGCTCCGCCCGTTGGCATCGACCTGGATAAGGACGAGCTTGCCTTCTACCCGATCATCTACTGGCCGATTTCCGCGACCGCGCCGATGCCATCCAACGCCGCCATCAGCCGTATCGACGCCTACATGCGAAACGGCGGCACCGTGCTTTTCGACACGCGCGACCAGATCGACTCGCTCGAAGGCGGCAGCGACACGACCGCCAACGGCCAGCGCCTGCAGCAGATCCTTGCCAATCTGGATATTCCGCCGCTGGAGCCCGTCCCACACGATCACGTGCTGACCAAGTCCTTCTATCTGCTGTCGAGCTTTCCCGGCCGATACACTGGCAGCCCGCTCTGGATCGAAGCGCGGCAGGGCGGACAGAACAACAGCAACAAGCCGGCCGCTGCCGCAGACGGCGTCTCACCGATCCTGATCACCGCAAATGATTTTGCCGGCGCATGGGCCGTTGATGACAATGACACGCCGCTGCTGCCCACCGTGCCGCCGGATGATACACAGCGCGAATACGCCTTCCGCGCCGGCGTCAACATCATGATGTACATGCTGACCGGCAACTACAAGACAGACCAGGTCCACGTGCCCGACCTGCTTGAACGTCTGGGGCAGTGACATGACGCTCGATTATTCGCCCTTCCTGCCCTGGCCCCTTCTGGCGGTATTGACCGCCATCGTACTGCTGATCGCCGCTTTTGCGATCTGGCGCGGCATTCGCGGCGCTTGGATCCGCACGCTTGCGGCACTTGCCCTGCTTGCAGCACTTGCCAATCCGGTGCTGTTGCAGGAAGACCGCGACCCGCTTTCAACCATCGTGCCCGTCATCGTCGACCGCAGCCAGAGCCAGCAGACGGCCGATCGCGTGACGATGACGGATGATGCGCTTGCGTCGCTGAAGACGCAGCTCGCCCGCTTTCCGCAGATCGAGCCCCGTTTCGTCGACGTGAATGAGGATCGCAACTCCGACATGCCCTCCACGCGCCTCTTCGAGGCGCTGTCGGCTTCGATCGCCGATGTACCGCCCTCGCGCGTCGGCGGTGCGATCATGCTGACGGATGGCGAGGTACATGACGTGCCTGGCGTCAATCAGGCGCTCGGCTTCGACGCGCCGATCCATGGCCTGATTACCGGCAAGCCGAACGAATTTGATCGCCGCATCGAAGTCATCAAGGCACCTCGCTTCGGCATCGTCAACGAGGAGCAGCAGCTTGTGCTACGTGTCTTTGACGATGGCCCGAGCCCCGGCGGCGTGGCAACTGTGACGGTGCGTCTAAATGGCGACGAGATTGCCACACTACAGGCGACGCCCGGCCAGGATACGCCCTTCTCCTTCAGGGTGACGCGCGGCGGCGCGAATGTCCTGGAATTTTCCGTGGCCGGCATCCCCGGCGAAGTGACGGACGCCAATAACCGCGCGGTCCATATCATCGACGGCATCCGTCAGAACTTGCGCGTTCTCCTCGTCTCCGGCGAGCCGCATGCGGGTGAGCGCGCCTGGCGCAATCTCTTGAAATCGGATGCCTCCGTCGACCTCGTGCATTTCACTATTCTGCGACCGCCGGAAAAACAGGACGGCACGCCGATCAACGAGCTGTCGCTGATCGCTTTCCCGACCCGCGAACTCTTTGTCGACAAGATCAAGGATTTCGACCTGATCATCTTCGACCGCTATCAGGATCGCGCCAATGTGCTGCCGATGCTCTATTATGACAATATCGCCCAATATGTGGAGAATGGCGGCGCGTTGCTGATTGCTGCCGGCCCGGAACATGCGAGCCCGGAATCAATTGCCATGACGCCGCTCGCTTCCGTGCTGCCGGCAGAGCCCACCGGACGGATGATCGAACGGGCCTTCTATCCCCGTCTTTCCGAACAGGGCCGCAAGCATCCCGTCACCCGCGGGCTTGATGGTTCTGCCGACGAGCCTCCGCATTGGGGTCGCTGGTTCCGCAGCGTCGATGTCGACAGACCGCAGGGCCAGACCGTCATGGTCGGCGCCGACAATCATCCTCTGCTCGTTCTGAACCGTGCCGGCCAGGGCCGTGTTGCCATGCTGCTCTCCGACCAGGGCTGGCTCTGGGCGCGCGGCTTCGAGGGCGGTGGACCGCATGTTTCTCTCTACCGCCGCATCGCCCACTGGCTGATGAAGGAACCGGCACTGGAGGAAGAGGCACTGACGGCGCGCACCTCCGGCCGCACACTTGAGATCACTCGCCAGACGATCGGCGATGCGCCGGGCGACGCAATCGTGCGCTACCCCTCCGGCAAAACTGAAAACCTGCCGCTGACGCAGACCGAGCCCGGCCTCTACAAGGCCGAAAAGCGCATGGACGAGATCGGCCTCTTCGAAATCCGCAACGGCGATCTGACGACGCTCGCCCATGTCGGCGCCGTCGATGCACCTGAATTCAAGGCAATGATCTCGACGACTGCAGCGCTAAAGCCGATCACCGACAAGAGCCGCGGCCTCGTGACCCGTGTCGTCAACAATGTCGGTGCCATCAATGTCCCGCCGATCTTGCCGGTGCGCGGCCAGGTGCGCGTGACTGACAATGACCGCATGCAGATCCGTATGACCAACGAGACCGTGCTGAAGGGCATCAATACCCTGCCGCTCTTTGCCGGTTTTGCGGGTGTTGGAATTCTGCTTCTGGCCTTCGGCGCCATGTGGTGGCGCGAGGGGCGCTAGCCATGCCGGAATTCGAGCTCACCGCCTGCCCTTCTCCGGAAGAGCTTGCAGTCATCACCGATGGCCTGACGGCCTTCAATACCGAGGATGTCGGCCCGTCCGAACGCCAGCCGCTCGCCGTTCTGATCCGTGACACCGATGGAAAAATCTCGGGCGGCCTGTCCGGTTACACGGCCTGGGACTGGCTCTTCGTGCAGATGCTCTACATTCCCGACACGCTACGCGGCAGCGGCCTGGCCGGCAAGATTCTCGCCAGGGCGGAAGAGGAAGCCGCCGCTCGCGGTTGCCGCGGCGCCTGGATCGATACCTTCAACCCGCATGCGCTCAGCGCCTACCAGCGCCAGGGCTACGAGGTTTTCGGTGAACTACCGGATTTTCCGGAGGGTCGGACGCGGACGTTTCTGAAGAAGTTGCTCTGACGAGAGCAATTCCAGCCAAGTGCACAGCGGTTTTGCGTCCGGAATTGCGTAAAAACAAAGAGATAGAGTGTTTCCGTGTTTCGAAGAAGAACGGAAATGCTCTATCGCCGCCACGCAATCGTGCCCTTCAGCCGCGCATGCGTGTCTTCGGCAATCGGGACGACCAGCACACGGCCCGGATCGACTGGCCCCGGAAAAGTCAGCGCACCGTAGGCGACCTTCTCGAAGCCGAGCGGACCGTAATAGGGCGGATCGCCCACAAGGATGACGGCTTCCGAACCCTTGCGCTTGGCAGCCTCGACCGCGATGCGCACCAATTCCCGGCCGATACCCTTGCTCTTGTGCGAGGGCCGCACAGCGAGCGGCCCCAGAAGATGGCCCTTTACAGTTCCCGCCAGAACCGGCGTCATCCGCACCGAAGCGATCGTCTCGCCGTCATCGGCGCAGACGAAGGAGAGCGACAGGTCATGCGGCCCCTGCTCGCGGATGCGGGCAGCAGCGCGCGTGTGCCGACCGGGGCCGAATGCTTCTTCGTTGATGAGTTCGATAGCGGCGTCGTGAGACGCATCCTCGGTGAGGTAGACGAGATCGTGCTTGTACATGAGCATGGAAACAGAGACCGTATGGACGCAGATATGGGTTCGCGAACACGCCGTAGGCGTTCGGGAGCATCAGCGTCGTCGCAGGCCTCTGAGAATAGACATCAAGCAGAATTCCAGAAATTTGTGAGGAAGGCGGATAGCAGGAAAAATTTCCGGCGTCCATTGCAAAAATTCGGCCTAGAACAAGGCGACTGAGACGCAGTGTTCAATCTTTGCCCGCCTGCAAAAGGCCGCGTGCTGCGATATCTGTACCGTAACAATCAATTTTCGAGGTAAACAACATGGGCATGCTTGTGGACGGCGTCTGGCATGACGTCTGGTACGACACGAAGGAAACGAAGGGCCATTTCAAGCGTCAGCCCTCGCAGTTCCGTAACTGGATCACGGCCGATGGAGAAGCCGGCCCCAGTGGCAAAGGCGGCTTCAAGGCCGAGGCCGGCCGCTATCACCTTTATGTCTCCCTCGCCTGCCCATGGGCGCACCGCACACTGATCTTCCGCAAACTAAAGAAGCTCGAAGACCTGATTTCCGTTTCGGTCGTCGATCCGTTGATGGTGGAAAACGGCTGGGAGTTCAAGGTCGGCAATGGCGCTACCGGCGACCAGCTCTTCGGCTCGAAGGCTCTCTGGGAAGTTTATGTGAAGGCCGATCCGCATTATTCCGGCCGCGTCACCGTGCCGGTGCTCTGGGACATCAAGAATGGGACGGTCGTCAACAACGAGTCGGCTGAAATCATCCGCATGTTCAACAGCGCCTTCAATCACCTGACTGGATCGACGGCGGATTATTATCCGGAAGACCTGCGGGCGGATATCGATGCGTTGAACGACATCGTCTACGACACCGTCAACAACGGCGTCTACAAGGCGGGCTTTGCGACCACGCAGGCCGCCTACGAAGAGAATGTCGTCAAACTCTTCGAAACACTTGATAAGCTCGATGAGCGCCTCGGCAAGGGACGTTATCTTTTCGGCGACCGCCAGACCGAAGCCGACTGGCGCCTCTTCACGACGCTGGTGCGTTTCGACCCGGTTTATGTTGGCCACTTCAAGTGCAACATCCGCCGCATCGAGGACTACCGGAACCTGCGAACCTACCTGCGCGACCTCTATCAGACGCCTGACGTGGCAGACACGGTCAATCTGCGCCACATCAAGGAGCACTATTACCGCAGTCACAAGACGATCAATCCGACCGGCATCGTGCCATCAGGCCCAGCCCTCGATCTCGACCGGCCGCATGGCCGCGACAAGTTCGCAGCCGCAGCCTGAGCCTCACCAGTAATGCGCCGGCTCCGCCTCGCCGCGGAGCTCGGCAAGCCTTCGCAGCGTCGCTTCGGTCGTCTCCTCGGGCAGATCGTCGATCTCGAAGAAGCCGCTCTCGGCAATTTCCCAGTCCGGCGGCCGCGGCGCTGTCTGTTCCACGGTGGCGCGGTAGAAGACCAGATGATCGCGCCGGGTGATGTTGGTGTTGAAATAGACGTGGAAAAGCTGCGGCTTGCCGACAATCCTGAGGTTACCTTCCTCCCGCAATTCCTTGATGAGCGCCTCTTCCGCCGTCTCGTTTCGCTCCAGCCCGCCGCCTGGCATATGCCATCCGCCCGTATAGCCGTGACGAACGAGAAACAGGCGTCCCTGCTCGTCGAAACAGGCTGCACGCACCCCCATCGTCATGCCGCGCGCGACGGAAAAATAGACGTGCAGCAATCGCACCAACACTTTCATGTGAAGGGGCCATGTTTGTTTGTCTGCCATGGGTTCTTTCATACTCTCATCGCGGGGATGTGTTTGAATTGTAAATAAGCTGGTCTATGTGTCGTTGCATGTTCAAGCTCGCGCATATCTCCGACGTCCATCTCGGACCTCTGCCCCGCCTTTCCATTCACGAACTTTTCTCAAAACGTATTACGGGCTTTGTGAACTGGCACCGCAACCGGCGCAAGCATCTTTTCGGCAGCACGCTCGATCTGCTGCTGGACGATATCCGCTCCCACGAGGCCGACCATCTGGCCGTGACCGGCGACCTCGTCAACCTCGCAAGCGGCATCGAGATCAGGAGCGCGGCAGCTTGGCTGCGCGAACTCGGCGATCCCGCCGCAACATCGGTCGTCCCTGGTAACCACGATGCCTATGTTCCGGGCGCCTACGAGAAGTCGATGCGCGCCTGGTATGATTATGTGCGCGGCGACCTTGCCCCGCCGGAATGGGAGGCAGACCGGCACATCTTTCCCTACCTTCGCGTCCGCGACAAGGTCGCAATCGTCGGCTGCTCGACTGCTGTTGCGACTCCGCCATTCGCGGCCTCCGGCTTCTTCGGCGCGCGCCAGGCGCGAGATACGGTCAACATGCTGCGCGCTGCCGGTGAAGCCGGTCTGTTCCGTGTCGTCATGATCCACCATCCGCCGATCCGCGGCGCGACCTCCTTCTACAAGCGCATGATCGGCATCCGCCGTTTCGCGGCCGTCGTTTCCACCGGCGGCGCAGAGCTCGTGCTGCACGGCCATACCCATCTCAACACGCTTTACTGGCTGCGCGGGCAGACAGGCCCGGTGCCTGTCGTCGGCATAGCTTCGGCCTCGCAGGGACCGGGCGGCATCAAGCCCCGCGCCGCCTATAATCTCTTCTCCATTTCCGGCTCCCCGGGCGCCTGGGAGGTGAAGGGCGAGCGCTTCAGCATAAACGATACGGCCGACGGCATGATGCCGGAAAGTGCAGATATTTTCGCACTTTAAAGACGATTGCGGAATCGGCTCCGGCAGCTGTTGAATCAACCTGTGAAGATCGGTCGCCAATGTCGCAACATAGGCAATAAAGGCCGCCGGGGCTCTTGGTATTTTTAAGCGTCGGCGTACAATTCAACAACCGCAGCGCTTCAAAACGGAGTACGCCCGATGACTGCTTCTCTTCATCGCCTGTGCAGACTTTCGCTTGTTTCCGTCTTTGCTATCGGTCTTGCCACATCCGCCTTTGCGGTCGGTGGCGGGAACGATGATACCTCACCGCCGCAGAAGACCCAAACGACCAAGACCTGCACCAAGGGCAAGGTCTGGGATGCCAAGAAGAAGGAATGCGTCGATCCGAAGAAGCAGAGCTTCAACGATGACGAACTCTTCACGTTTGCCCGCGAATTCGCCTATGCCGGCCAGTACGAGAACGCTATCACGGTGCTGAACCTCGCGCAGAACCAGAACGATCCGCGCATCCTGAACTATCTTGGCTACGCCAACCGCAAGGCCGGCCGCATGGAGCTCGGCATGTCCTACTACAGGAAGGCGCTGCAGCAGGACGAGAATTACATCCTCGCCCGCTCCTACATGGGCATGGCGCTTGCCGAACAGGGCGACCTCCAGGGCGCCCGCGTGCAGCTCGTGGAGATCCGTGATCGAGGCGGCGAAAATACCTGGGCCTATCGCGCTCTTCTCCAGAGCCTGAACGGCTACAGGACATATTGAGGCAAGCTCTGCGGGCTATGGTACGAACTCCCTTGGAAAGGGATGGATGAATTCACCCCCGCGCTTGCGAAATACAGGCGACTTGTTTCATAAAGCCGCCTGCATGGCAGGGGTAGATACGACGGCTTCACGCCCGCCGGGCAAGGCCCGTACGCGAAGCCGGCCCGAATGCAAAGCCAGTTGAATGCCGGCCGATGTGAATGCTTCTTGGAAAGACAATGCGCCAACCCGCCACCACCACCGATATCCGGCGTGATCTCGTCGGCCTCCTGCCCCGCCTCCGCCGCTTTGCCATCACGCTCGCGGGAGAGACGGCTGCGGCCGATGAACTGGTCCAGGCGGTCTGTCTGCGCGCAATTTCCAAAGGGCATCAGTGGAACGGCGAAGGCCGGCTGGAAAGCTGGATCTATACGCTGGCCCGCCAGCAATGGGCGGAAGACAGCCGCAAGCGCAAGCCGCGACCGACTGCACGGGGTAATGTGACTGACATCCGCGACGCCATTCGCGATCGCGCAACGCTCGTCGATACCGATGCCCTGCACCGTATGCTGGCGGAGATGCCTGAGGGCGTGGCCAGCATCTTCGTGCTGATCGACGTGGAAGGGCACAGCTATCAGCAGGCAGCCGAAATCATGGGCATCACAATCGGCAGCATTGCGGGTCAGCTTGCGACGGCACGACTCCATTTCGCCGCATTGTCCGGTCATAATCCGCCCGTCCACAGGTACTGACTGATTTGCTCGATTTCAAAAAACAGCCGCTTGAAGCCCAGCTTGCCGCCCTCCTCGACGGCGAAACCACACCGGAACAAAAGCTGGACCTGGAAAACCGGCTCGCAATCGACGAAAACGCCCGCAAGATCTACGACAAGCTACGCCACGGCGTCGATTTCGGCCGCCGTAAACTGGACGACATGCTGAAGGAACCGGTCCCGTTGTCGCTTGTCCGCTCCATCAAAAGCACGCAACCGCCGAAGACGCCGATCGCGCAACGCAATGCCCGCTTTCAGCTCAAGCTCGCGCCCAGCGGTCGCCAGGCGCTTGCCGTAGCTCTCATTCTTTTCGTCGTCGGCGGTAGCATCGGTTATTTCATCGGCAATGCCCCGGATACGGATGACGCCACAAGAGTTGCGGCGCCCCAGATCAATACGAATGACTGGTTGGGCGACGTCACCGCCTTCCAGCGGCTTCTCGTGCGCCAGCCGCGCCACCTCGTCGAAGTGCCGGCCTCGCAGTCCGAGGAAATCTCATCCTGGCTGACGACCGCAATCGGCGTACCGTTCCGTGTGCCGGATCTCTCGGCCGGATCCTGGACCTTCCAGGGCGCACGCGTGATCCTCGGCGACAGCCGCCCCGTCGGCCAGCTCGTCTATTCCAACACCGATGGCGACATCATCTCGATCTGCTTCCGCAAGGATGCACAGCCGCCGGAAACGGAAGACTTCAAGGAAACGATCCGCGACGAGATCGGCCTCGTGACCTGGCACAATGCCGGCACCTCCTATGTGCTGGCCGGCCCCTCCGCCGAAGCCACGCTCGGCCAGCTTGCCATGGAAATCGCTGCCGAAATCTGAATCTGACGAGATACGCAAGCGCAAGGCGAGCTCAATGAGCGGGCCGATTGCATCGTCAGGCCGCGTCACCCCGAGGCAGTCGCGGCCTGATCAGAATGCTCAGGCCTTGCCGGCCTTCACGTCGAGGACGCGGTTAGCCGCGGACACGATTGCTTCGAGCGATGCGGCGACGATATTGGTGTTGATACCTGCGCCGAAGAGCTTGCCGCCCGGATAGGACGTCTCGACATAGGAGATGGCGGCGGCATTCGAGCCGTGCTGCAGCGAATGTTCCGAATAATCCTCGACCGACATCTCGATGCCGAGATAGTGCGATAACGCATTGATGAAGCCATCGATCGGGCCGTTACCACGGCCTTCGATACGCTTGATCTCGCCATTGTCGGTGATCTCGGCCGCGACGATCCGCTGTCCCTTGTGCTCTGTATCGGGATAGGTGTGGTGGTCGACGAACTTCAGACGCCCACCCGGCTGCGTCACGTAGCGCTCGATGAAGCGGTCGTGGATGCGCTTGGAGGGAAGCTCCTTGCCTTCTTCGTCGGTGATGCGCTGGATGTCTTCGCGGAATTCGACCTGCAGGTTGCGCGGCAGGTTGAGCCCGTAATCCTGCTGCAGGATATAAGCGATGCCGCCCTTTCCGGACTGCGAATTGATGCGGATGATCGCCTCGTAGGAGCGGCCGACGTCACGCGGGTCGATCGGCAGATAAGGCACTTCCCAGACAGGATGGTTGGCGACCTGAGCAGCCTTCATGCCCTTGTTGATCGCATCCTGATGCGAGCCGGAAAAGGCCGTGTAGACCAGTTCGCCGACATAGGGATGACGCTCGGCGATCGCCATCTGGTTCGAATATTCGAACACTTCCTTGATGCGCTCGATATCAGAGCAATCGATTTCCGGATCGACGCCCTGCGTGAACATGTTGAGCGCCATGGTGACGACATCGACATTGCCGGTGCGCTCGCCATTGCCGAAGAGCGTGCCTTCGACGCGGTCAGCGCCTGCCAGCAATGCCAGCTCGGCAGCAGCAATGCCGGTGCCGCGGTCATTATGCGGATGCAGCGAGATGATCAGGTTTTCTCTGTTATCGAGATTGCGGCACATCCATTCGATCTGGTCGGCATAGACGTTCGGCGTTGCCATTTCGACGGTCGAGGGCAGATTGATGATGAGCTTGTTGTCAGGCGTCGGCTTCACCACGTCGATGACGGCGTTGCAGATTTCCAACGCCACGTCGAGCTCGGTGCCGGTAAAGCTTTCGGGCGAATATTCGAAACGATAACCACCGCCAGCCTTGGCTGCCATGTCGGTGATCATCCTAGCGGCATCGACGGCAATCTGCTTGATGCCTTGCACATCCTTGGCGAACACCACGCGGCGCTGCAATTCGCTGGTGGAATTATAGAAGTGCACGATCGGCCGGTTTGCGCCTTGAAGCGCGTCGAAGGTGCGCGTGATCAGCTCAGGCCGGCACTGCACCAGCACCTGCAGCGACACATCGTCGGGTACATTGCCCTCTTCGATGCACCAGCGGGCAAAATCGAAATCGGTCTGCGAGGCCGATGGGAAACCGATCTCGATTTCCTTGAAACCCATTTCGAGCAGCAACTGGAACATGCGGGCCTTCCGGTCATGTCCCATCGGATCGACGAGCGCCTGATTGCCGTCGCGCAGGTCGACGGAGCACCAGATCGGCGCCTTGGTGATGGTCTTGGTCGGCCAGGTGCGGTCGGGAATGTTTACCTGCGGATAAGCCCGGTATTTCACGGCGGCGTCGGGCATGCCCTTGGTGGAAGCAGCGCTTGCGGAGGATCGGCTGGTGTTCGTGTCCATTGTCTTGTCTCCTCGTCCCGGCATTTGCCCGCGTCTTAGCCGATCATATCTGGCTTGGCGACTGCAAATGCGGACCTTTGATCGGTCGTTTGGTCAATTTTGAGAGTGAGTCGCGAGGAGCGATGGCCGGGCGGGCTTTCGGCCGCCGGGCGCTCCTCAAAGGACCCGGCAACCGCGCGTAAGGCCGAGGAGAAGAAGCGAGGTCAGGGCGCGCGTATTGTCACGCAATGCCGTGCGGCTGCGTGCAATCGTCTCGGAAATCCGTGCGCTTGTGCTCTTCATGACCGCGCTTATAACCTTCGGCGGAAATTCCGGCAACCCCTCACCTATTTTTTCGTCATCCGCACAATTCGAGACAGCGCAAGCATCAGTCCGCCGGCAACCAGCCCCCAGAAGGCGCCGGAAATGCCGCCGAAGGAAACGCCCGACGCCGTGACGAGGAAAGTGATCGCCGCAGCCTCACGCGTATCCGGCGCCTGAAAGGCCGCCATGGCAGATCCGGAGAAGGCGCCGACAAGTGCG
Proteins encoded:
- a CDS encoding DUF4159 domain-containing protein; protein product: MSALPFAFAYPALLGALIALPVIWWLLRLTPPRPQAEVFPPLKILATVLKREETPAQSPWWLTLLRMLLAAAIIFAIADPVFNPRTGSLASGGPLVLFVDNSWASATDWERRVQTADALIGDAESAGAVVSIAFTADPTNDATPGTASAAREKLRAAEPKPLVPDRQRAFEALRAALNGTHPGTLAFLTDGAASSDNDATVRQLSDLQPAELRVIEGDTAQTVAISGATNTADAMTVKVTRLSSGGAASVALNAQDAQGRVIATGRADFAPGQTAVNAGISAPFEMRNDFARVSINTGATAGAMHLLDDAFKRRRVVLLSGESGDEFQPLLSPLYYIQRALEPYADLVRPTDANLSVAIPKLLANNPSVIIMADIGRLPEDTYAPLQRWISNGGMLLRFAGPRLAAAPAEDPLIPVTLRQGERALGGSLSWSEPQALADFPGFSPFAGIARPTDVTVNRQVLAEPTPDLAERTWASLTDGTPLVTMNKMNAGQIVLFHVSAEATWSNLPISGTFVEMLRHLIQISRSGGVTSESTGSARVAETLPPFRMLTAKGTLVAETGNARPLIPNAKAAPIANFDNPPGLYGSEDGFAALNVLPDDADLKPLDMDGVNIVRAGLVGGESWSAKPLLFFIAFLLLLADSLIVLFMNGAFSRMRPRARTAATIAIALVAGLMLRPDIMHANDTQPGDDVIMQRLDNTHLAYVVTGEQDVDNISDQGLDGLTKFLTYRTTLEPAPPVGIDLDKDELAFYPIIYWPISATAPMPSNAAISRIDAYMRNGGTVLFDTRDQIDSLEGGSDTTANGQRLQQILANLDIPPLEPVPHDHVLTKSFYLLSSFPGRYTGSPLWIEARQGGQNNSNKPAAAADGVSPILITANDFAGAWAVDDNDTPLLPTVPPDDTQREYAFRAGVNIMMYMLTGNYKTDQVHVPDLLERLGQ
- a CDS encoding N-acetyltransferase — its product is MPEFELTACPSPEELAVITDGLTAFNTEDVGPSERQPLAVLIRDTDGKISGGLSGYTAWDWLFVQMLYIPDTLRGSGLAGKILARAEEEAAARGCRGAWIDTFNPHALSAYQRQGYEVFGELPDFPEGRTRTFLKKLL
- a CDS encoding glutathione S-transferase family protein; the encoded protein is MGMLVDGVWHDVWYDTKETKGHFKRQPSQFRNWITADGEAGPSGKGGFKAEAGRYHLYVSLACPWAHRTLIFRKLKKLEDLISVSVVDPLMVENGWEFKVGNGATGDQLFGSKALWEVYVKADPHYSGRVTVPVLWDIKNGTVVNNESAEIIRMFNSAFNHLTGSTADYYPEDLRADIDALNDIVYDTVNNGVYKAGFATTQAAYEENVVKLFETLDKLDERLGKGRYLFGDRQTEADWRLFTTLVRFDPVYVGHFKCNIRRIEDYRNLRTYLRDLYQTPDVADTVNLRHIKEHYYRSHKTINPTGIVPSGPALDLDRPHGRDKFAAAA
- a CDS encoding NUDIX domain-containing protein, with the protein product MADKQTWPLHMKVLVRLLHVYFSVARGMTMGVRAACFDEQGRLFLVRHGYTGGWHMPGGGLERNETAEEALIKELREEGNLRIVGKPQLFHVYFNTNITRRDHLVFYRATVEQTAPRPPDWEIAESGFFEIDDLPEETTEATLRRLAELRGEAEPAHYW
- a CDS encoding metallophosphoesterase encodes the protein MFKLAHISDVHLGPLPRLSIHELFSKRITGFVNWHRNRRKHLFGSTLDLLLDDIRSHEADHLAVTGDLVNLASGIEIRSAAAWLRELGDPAATSVVPGNHDAYVPGAYEKSMRAWYDYVRGDLAPPEWEADRHIFPYLRVRDKVAIVGCSTAVATPPFAASGFFGARQARDTVNMLRAAGEAGLFRVVMIHHPPIRGATSFYKRMIGIRRFAAVVSTGGAELVLHGHTHLNTLYWLRGQTGPVPVVGIASASQGPGGIKPRAAYNLFSISGSPGAWEVKGERFSINDTADGMMPESADIFAL
- a CDS encoding RNA polymerase sigma factor codes for the protein MRQPATTTDIRRDLVGLLPRLRRFAITLAGETAAADELVQAVCLRAISKGHQWNGEGRLESWIYTLARQQWAEDSRKRKPRPTARGNVTDIRDAIRDRATLVDTDALHRMLAEMPEGVASIFVLIDVEGHSYQQAAEIMGITIGSIAGQLATARLHFAALSGHNPPVHRY
- a CDS encoding anti-sigma factor, translating into MLDFKKQPLEAQLAALLDGETTPEQKLDLENRLAIDENARKIYDKLRHGVDFGRRKLDDMLKEPVPLSLVRSIKSTQPPKTPIAQRNARFQLKLAPSGRQALAVALILFVVGGSIGYFIGNAPDTDDATRVAAPQINTNDWLGDVTAFQRLLVRQPRHLVEVPASQSEEISSWLTTAIGVPFRVPDLSAGSWTFQGARVILGDSRPVGQLVYSNTDGDIISICFRKDAQPPETEDFKETIRDEIGLVTWHNAGTSYVLAGPSAEATLGQLAMEIAAEI
- the leuA gene encoding 2-isopropylmalate synthase — its product is MDTNTSRSSASAASTKGMPDAAVKYRAYPQVNIPDRTWPTKTITKAPIWCSVDLRDGNQALVDPMGHDRKARMFQLLLEMGFKEIEIGFPSASQTDFDFARWCIEEGNVPDDVSLQVLVQCRPELITRTFDALQGANRPIVHFYNSTSELQRRVVFAKDVQGIKQIAVDAARMITDMAAKAGGGYRFEYSPESFTGTELDVALEICNAVIDVVKPTPDNKLIINLPSTVEMATPNVYADQIEWMCRNLDNRENLIISLHPHNDRGTGIAAAELALLAGADRVEGTLFGNGERTGNVDVVTMALNMFTQGVDPEIDCSDIERIKEVFEYSNQMAIAERHPYVGELVYTAFSGSHQDAINKGMKAAQVANHPVWEVPYLPIDPRDVGRSYEAIIRINSQSGKGGIAYILQQDYGLNLPRNLQVEFREDIQRITDEEGKELPSKRIHDRFIERYVTQPGGRLKFVDHHTYPDTEHKGQRIVAAEITDNGEIKRIEGRGNGPIDGFINALSHYLGIEMSVEDYSEHSLQHGSNAAAISYVETSYPGGKLFGAGINTNIVAASLEAIVSAANRVLDVKAGKA